A window of Nitrosopumilus sp. b3 contains these coding sequences:
- the rpsB gene encoding 30S ribosomal protein S2, with product MSQQAETTDIKKKILATGIRVGTQVKTKFMRPFITKASPEGLYMLDLDITLEKIKTAAKFINRLGADNLIVCSGRQYAETPIEKFCEMLNSKKLLGRFMPGTLTNPSLPYYIEPKLVLISDPQVDEQAIIEATNAGIPIIGIANTDNITSNLDVIIPANNRGRKALATVYWLLVRQVLIERGELKEDESMKYEIDDFETKITEEEIE from the coding sequence ATGAGCCAACAAGCAGAAACAACTGACATTAAGAAGAAGATCCTAGCTACTGGAATCAGGGTAGGAACTCAAGTAAAGACAAAATTCATGAGACCATTTATCACCAAAGCCAGTCCTGAAGGACTTTACATGCTTGATTTAGACATCACATTAGAGAAAATCAAAACTGCAGCCAAATTCATCAATAGATTAGGAGCAGATAATCTCATAGTATGTTCAGGCAGACAATATGCAGAAACGCCAATTGAAAAATTCTGTGAGATGTTAAATTCAAAGAAGCTCCTTGGAAGATTTATGCCAGGAACATTGACAAATCCCTCATTACCATATTACATTGAGCCAAAATTAGTGTTAATTTCAGATCCTCAAGTTGATGAGCAAGCTATCATTGAAGCAACCAATGCAGGAATTCCAATCATAGGAATTGCAAATACGGATAACATTACATCTAATCTGGACGTAATAATTCCTGCAAATAATAGAGGAAGAAAAGCTCTTGCCACAGTTTACTGGTTACTTGTACGTCAGGTACTAATTGAAAGAGGAGAGCTCAAAGAAGATGAATCAATGAAATATGAAATTGATGATTTTGAAACAAAGATTACCGAAGAGGAAATCGAGTAA
- a CDS encoding enolase: MAKISSIEGRILYNSRGTKTIEVDVESEGKFLGRVCAPSGASVGKYEAVSFPNGKPEESLKILKENAKKFIGLESSDLKEIHNTLKSLDDSTNYANIGGALAFAVTIASMESASKASGQELFQILSSESSFKFPFPIGNILGGGAHAGPGTPDIQEILICANGSKTIEDAIETNLLVHKELRSVLEKEDPHFTNGRGDEGGWAPKLENIKALEVSAKACENLGFTLGKEISLGVDFASSTQWNEEKGKYVYDRAGFENSSGEQIDFAAGIIEKFKLIYAEDAVHEEAFEDMAELTAKFPDTLVTGDDLTVTNKDILTKAIGLKSCNAAILKVNQAGSLYDAFEFASVANQNNIKLITSHRSGESTDSQISHIGLATKSKMLKVGVVGGERVAKLNELLRLSEHDLIRGMVEI, encoded by the coding sequence TTGGCCAAAATATCCTCAATTGAAGGACGTATTCTATACAACAGTAGAGGTACAAAAACTATTGAAGTTGACGTAGAATCTGAAGGAAAGTTTCTAGGTAGAGTATGTGCACCTTCAGGTGCAAGTGTAGGAAAATATGAAGCAGTAAGTTTTCCTAATGGAAAACCAGAAGAAAGTCTAAAAATTCTAAAAGAAAATGCTAAAAAATTCATTGGGTTAGAATCATCAGATCTAAAAGAAATTCACAATACGCTGAAAAGTTTGGATGATTCTACGAATTATGCAAACATAGGTGGAGCATTAGCTTTTGCAGTAACAATTGCATCAATGGAATCAGCATCAAAAGCCTCTGGTCAGGAATTGTTTCAGATATTATCATCAGAATCATCATTCAAATTTCCATTTCCAATAGGTAATATTTTAGGAGGTGGAGCACATGCAGGTCCTGGAACACCAGATATTCAAGAGATTTTAATTTGTGCTAACGGTTCAAAAACAATTGAAGATGCAATTGAAACAAATTTGTTAGTTCATAAAGAATTACGTAGTGTTTTAGAAAAAGAAGATCCTCATTTTACAAATGGACGAGGAGATGAAGGAGGATGGGCACCAAAACTAGAAAATATAAAAGCATTAGAAGTTTCTGCAAAAGCTTGTGAAAATTTAGGATTCACATTAGGAAAAGAAATATCATTAGGAGTAGATTTTGCATCATCTACCCAATGGAATGAAGAAAAAGGAAAATATGTTTATGATAGAGCAGGGTTTGAAAATTCTTCAGGAGAACAGATAGATTTTGCAGCAGGTATTATTGAGAAGTTCAAATTAATTTATGCAGAAGATGCAGTGCATGAAGAAGCATTTGAAGACATGGCAGAATTAACAGCAAAGTTCCCAGACACATTAGTTACAGGTGATGATTTGACAGTAACTAACAAAGACATTCTAACAAAAGCAATTGGCTTAAAATCATGTAATGCTGCTATCCTAAAAGTCAATCAAGCAGGTAGCCTTTATGATGCATTTGAATTTGCCAGTGTTGCAAATCAAAATAATATCAAACTAATCACATCTCATAGATCGGGTGAATCTACTGACTCACAAATTTCCCACATCGGTCTTGCTACAAAGTCAAAAATGCTCAAAGTAGGGGTAGTAGGTGGAGAAAGAGTGGCAAAATTAAATGAATTATTACGCCTCTCAGAGCATGATTTAATACGCGGTATGGTAGAGATTTAA
- a CDS encoding DNA-directed RNA polymerase subunit N, whose amino-acid sequence MLIPVRCFTCGNLVADKFEDYQNKIKAGEDPVKTLDSLGIERYCCRRMLLTTVETIQQVIPFYEAIQRRKQEVQSELE is encoded by the coding sequence ATGTTAATACCTGTTAGATGTTTTACTTGCGGAAATTTAGTTGCAGACAAGTTTGAAGATTATCAAAATAAAATTAAAGCAGGAGAAGATCCAGTGAAAACTCTGGATTCTTTAGGAATTGAACGATATTGTTGCAGAAGAATGCTTTTGACAACTGTAGAAACAATTCAACAAGTAATTCCATTTTATGAAGCAATTCAGAGAAGAAAACAAGAAGTTCAATCTGAGTTAGAATAA
- a CDS encoding RNA-binding protein encodes MTLKNVKTSLNKISKSLGVIQDSREFLLKNTREIIILCSKSIIAVHKGDLKTGKNNLKQADILLKKYKKKATSGLERYLITPEQEFVEAASLIAIVEKKEIPSDKKLSVMPESYVLGLLDCVGELKRMVFDKIRIGEIDDATRIFDVMENLYLNLYTFSLYDKVVKEARRKIDVNRILVDDVRSAITEEKRRSELIKTLQKLEK; translated from the coding sequence ATGACTTTAAAGAATGTAAAAACATCACTAAACAAAATTTCAAAATCCTTAGGTGTAATTCAGGATTCAAGAGAATTTTTGTTAAAAAATACAAGAGAGATTATTATTCTCTGTAGCAAATCAATTATCGCGGTTCACAAAGGAGATCTTAAGACAGGGAAAAATAATCTAAAACAGGCAGATATTCTCTTAAAAAAATACAAGAAAAAAGCAACCAGTGGACTTGAAAGATATCTAATTACACCAGAGCAAGAATTTGTAGAAGCAGCAAGTCTAATTGCGATTGTTGAGAAAAAAGAGATTCCTTCTGATAAGAAATTATCAGTAATGCCAGAATCATATGTTCTTGGATTGCTTGATTGTGTTGGAGAACTAAAAAGAATGGTATTTGACAAGATTCGAATTGGAGAAATAGATGACGCCACTAGAATTTTTGATGTTATGGAGAATTTGTATCTGAATTTGTACACTTTTTCGTTGTATGATAAAGTAGTCAAAGAGGCTAGAAGAAAAATAGACGTCAATAGAATTCTAGTTGATGATGTCAGATCTGCAATTACAGAAGAAAAAAGGCGTAGTGAATTAATCAAAACTTTACAAAAACTAGAAAAATAA
- a CDS encoding NAD(P)H-hydrate epimerase, with amino-acid sequence MEITVDQMYQIENKGHDMGFLKKFMMENAGAASVRRLVEKLGNVESKNILIFVGLGNNGGDGLVMARHLAGYNVKVTVMLLGTPEKIKTEESNWNWSILQKMPSVKLMTGDSLNFDFKPDVIVDGILGTGIIGEIREPYASAINYINETDCYKFAVDVPSGLDPQTGETANICTKCNMTVTFHKMKQGIPKRKDLTGELFVEKIGIPPEAEEGIL; translated from the coding sequence ATGGAAATTACTGTGGACCAAATGTATCAAATTGAAAACAAAGGTCATGATATGGGCTTTTTAAAAAAATTCATGATGGAAAATGCCGGTGCTGCTTCTGTACGTAGACTGGTTGAGAAACTCGGGAATGTAGAATCTAAAAATATTTTGATTTTTGTAGGATTGGGAAATAATGGTGGTGATGGCTTGGTGATGGCAAGACACTTGGCAGGTTACAATGTTAAAGTAACTGTAATGCTTCTTGGTACTCCTGAGAAAATCAAAACTGAAGAAAGCAACTGGAACTGGTCCATATTACAAAAAATGCCATCTGTGAAACTAATGACCGGAGATTCTTTGAATTTTGATTTCAAACCAGACGTGATAGTAGATGGAATTTTGGGAACTGGTATTATAGGAGAAATTAGAGAACCATATGCATCTGCAATAAATTATATCAATGAAACAGACTGTTACAAATTTGCAGTTGATGTCCCATCTGGATTAGATCCTCAAACAGGTGAGACTGCAAACATTTGTACCAAATGTAACATGACAGTTACCTTTCATAAAATGAAGCAAGGGATTCCAAAGAGAAAAGATTTGACAGGTGAATTGTTTGTAGAAAAAATTGGAATTCCGCCAGAAGCTGAAGAGGGTATCTTATGA
- a CDS encoding hydroxyacylglutathione hydrolase family protein produces MKVHQIQVGNMQNFTYIVEDEDTSEAIIIDPSWELMELEMIIKKNDLKIKYIVNTHHHFDHTLGNEAISASTKAPIIQHEYSELKHDIAVKDGDFIEFGNSKLKVLHTPGHSKDSICLVGDGKIFSGDTLFVGNCGRIDLPGGSAKDLYHSLFDVLYSLDDNLVMYSGHNYGPSEVSTLGQEKITNHVMQKRTEQQFVEMMG; encoded by the coding sequence ATGAAAGTCCACCAAATCCAAGTTGGAAATATGCAAAATTTTACTTACATTGTAGAAGATGAAGATACAAGTGAAGCAATAATTATTGATCCCTCTTGGGAACTAATGGAATTAGAAATGATCATAAAAAAAAATGATCTAAAAATAAAATACATTGTAAATACTCATCATCATTTTGATCATACTTTGGGAAATGAAGCAATATCTGCATCAACCAAAGCCCCAATAATCCAACATGAATATTCAGAATTAAAGCATGACATTGCTGTAAAAGATGGTGATTTTATAGAATTTGGCAATTCAAAATTAAAAGTACTTCATACCCCTGGTCATTCTAAAGATAGTATCTGTCTTGTAGGTGATGGCAAAATTTTTTCAGGTGATACATTATTTGTTGGAAATTGTGGACGAATTGATTTACCCGGAGGGAGTGCAAAGGATCTGTATCATAGTCTGTTTGACGTTTTGTATTCATTAGATGATAACTTGGTGATGTATTCGGGTCATAATTATGGTCCTTCTGAAGTATCAACTCTTGGACAAGAGAAGATCACAAATCATGTAATGCAAAAACGCACTGAACAACAATTTGTTGAAATGATGGGATAG
- the cobT gene encoding nicotinate mononucleotide-dependent phosphoribosyltransferase CobT, producing MENFELHGNIDQANDFIDTMKSGRFLFSFVLSYTETCEIPGITFAGADMNSIQFTPPADAEYLHYGYCKTIDKIPMTPDGKPTPGLLTKTALESSSIPHLTINAGSKVLPQLPFIESGLSFGKNISVSDAMTDSQVTHAVDYGRIVGRSLASLSDCLVIGESIPGGTTTALAVLRGLGFDAKVSSSIPNNPVDLKNQIANSALERIDSEHPYSIVAKVGDPMIPFVAGMLSSAADVSKVMLAGGTQMLAVLAFASKIGFNEENTVIGTTSYITNDKSANFTSLVEKIANIASISVNPGLENSRYSGLRAFSEGFAKEGVGAGGSIISSMIKTGNDSTKYLDLAEKEYHRLFTSL from the coding sequence TTGGAAAATTTTGAACTGCATGGGAATATAGATCAAGCCAATGATTTTATTGACACTATGAAATCAGGTAGATTTCTTTTTTCATTCGTTTTATCCTATACTGAAACTTGTGAAATTCCAGGAATTACTTTTGCTGGGGCTGATATGAATTCTATCCAATTTACTCCACCAGCTGATGCTGAATACCTTCATTATGGATATTGTAAAACTATTGATAAAATCCCTATGACTCCAGATGGAAAACCTACACCTGGATTACTTACCAAAACTGCATTAGAATCTTCTAGCATTCCACATTTGACAATTAATGCTGGAAGTAAGGTTTTGCCCCAATTGCCTTTTATTGAGTCTGGCTTGTCATTTGGAAAAAATATTTCTGTAAGTGATGCTATGACTGATTCCCAAGTAACTCATGCTGTGGATTATGGTAGAATTGTTGGTAGGAGTTTGGCATCACTTTCAGATTGCCTTGTGATTGGTGAGAGTATTCCTGGAGGAACTACAACTGCATTGGCAGTGTTGAGAGGATTAGGTTTTGATGCTAAAGTAAGCTCTAGCATCCCAAACAATCCTGTAGATTTGAAAAATCAAATTGCTAATTCTGCACTTGAAAGAATTGATTCTGAACATCCCTACAGTATTGTTGCAAAAGTAGGTGATCCTATGATTCCTTTTGTTGCTGGGATGTTAAGTTCTGCAGCTGATGTTTCAAAGGTAATGCTTGCTGGAGGAACACAGATGCTAGCAGTATTGGCATTTGCATCAAAAATTGGATTCAATGAAGAAAATACTGTAATTGGGACCACTTCATACATAACAAATGACAAAAGTGCAAATTTTACTAGTTTAGTTGAAAAAATTGCAAACATTGCTTCAATCTCTGTCAATCCTGGTTTAGAAAATTCCCGATATTCTGGTCTTAGGGCATTTTCAGAAGGTTTTGCAAAAGAAGGTGTTGGAGCTGGGGGAAGTATTATTTCCTCCATGATTAAAACTGGAAATGATTCTACAAAATATTTGGATTTAGCAGAAAAAGAGTATCATCGATTATTTACTTCACTGTAA
- the glmS gene encoding glutamine--fructose-6-phosphate transaminase (isomerizing), which yields MCSIIGYYGKISAAPILVKGLKRMEYRGYDSVGVATESENKIELKKGIGKVDEVNSKIQLDILPGKIGIGHTRWATHGKVTDTNAHPHPSNSGKIAIVHNGIIENFEELKLQLEKDGYSFKSETDSEIIANLLQKNYELTGDVKETIVKTVSEIKGHYAFVAMFENGQLAAARYHEPLIIGVGKDDFFLSSDVLGFIEYTDDAIYMENGNFVILDKDKFQILDFEGNHAKYGITKVSKEFGDAYKGDYAHFTLKEIYEQPETILKAGEKTADAIEKTADYLRHSKNIYITGSGTSYNSALIAKQMFSKYAKIKVEPIMSSELQFSPDSIEENSILIAISQSGESADVLEAVKIAKKAKCKIISIVNLLTSSLAREADVVIGMNCGPEIGVAATKSFTAQLVIIYKIVEKLTNDEIKIDFNKISESVSKTLDKPIRIQIVAQKLKNISDIYVLGRGVHYPIAIEAALKLKELTYIHAEGIPGGELKHGPLALMDESVFVLIINPNDSTYSDTLTSAREIKARGAKIIGISDVESDVYDYWIEISKVEESMYPISEIIPIQLLSYYAALEKDTDPDYPRNLAKSVTVK from the coding sequence ATGTGTTCAATTATAGGATATTATGGAAAGATTAGCGCTGCCCCTATTCTCGTAAAGGGATTAAAAAGAATGGAATATCGTGGATACGATAGTGTTGGAGTTGCAACAGAATCAGAGAACAAAATTGAATTAAAGAAGGGCATTGGAAAAGTCGATGAGGTAAATTCAAAAATTCAATTAGACATATTGCCAGGAAAAATTGGCATTGGCCATACTAGGTGGGCAACACATGGCAAAGTAACAGATACAAATGCTCACCCTCATCCAAGTAATTCTGGAAAAATTGCAATAGTACATAATGGAATTATAGAAAATTTTGAGGAATTAAAACTGCAATTAGAAAAGGATGGATATAGTTTCAAAAGTGAAACAGATAGTGAAATAATTGCTAACTTGCTTCAAAAAAATTATGAGTTAACAGGAGATGTCAAAGAAACGATTGTTAAAACAGTTTCAGAAATTAAAGGGCATTATGCTTTTGTTGCAATGTTTGAAAACGGTCAGCTTGCAGCAGCAAGATATCATGAACCGTTAATAATCGGAGTTGGAAAAGATGATTTCTTTTTATCAAGTGACGTTCTAGGATTTATTGAATATACAGATGATGCCATTTACATGGAAAATGGAAATTTTGTAATTTTAGACAAGGATAAATTTCAAATTTTAGATTTTGAGGGAAATCATGCAAAATATGGAATTACCAAAGTATCAAAAGAATTTGGAGATGCGTATAAAGGAGATTATGCACACTTTACGTTAAAAGAAATTTATGAACAACCTGAAACAATTTTGAAGGCAGGAGAAAAAACTGCTGATGCAATTGAAAAAACTGCAGATTATCTAAGACATTCAAAAAATATCTACATTACAGGTAGCGGTACAAGTTACAATTCAGCATTAATTGCAAAACAAATGTTCTCAAAATATGCCAAAATCAAAGTAGAACCAATCATGTCAAGTGAACTTCAGTTTTCACCAGACAGTATTGAGGAAAATTCAATATTAATTGCAATTTCTCAGAGTGGAGAGAGTGCAGACGTATTAGAAGCAGTGAAGATTGCTAAAAAAGCAAAGTGTAAAATCATATCTATTGTAAATCTGCTAACATCATCGCTTGCTAGAGAAGCAGATGTAGTTATTGGAATGAATTGTGGACCAGAAATAGGAGTTGCAGCGACAAAGAGTTTCACAGCACAACTCGTAATAATTTACAAAATAGTAGAGAAACTAACTAATGATGAAATAAAGATAGATTTTAACAAGATTTCAGAATCGGTTTCAAAAACATTGGACAAGCCAATAAGAATTCAGATAGTGGCCCAAAAATTAAAAAATATTTCAGACATTTATGTTCTGGGAAGAGGAGTACATTATCCAATTGCCATAGAAGCAGCATTGAAATTAAAAGAGCTTACATACATTCATGCAGAAGGAATTCCTGGAGGGGAATTAAAACACGGGCCGCTTGCACTTATGGATGAAAGTGTTTTTGTTTTAATCATCAATCCAAATGACTCAACATATTCGGATACCCTAACTAGTGCAAGGGAAATTAAGGCTAGAGGAGCAAAAATTATCGGGATTTCAGATGTAGAAAGCGACGTATATGATTATTGGATAGAGATTTCCAAAGTAGAAGAATCAATGTATCCAATTTCAGAAATAATTCCCATCCAACTGCTATCATATTATGCAGCACTCGAAAAGGACACAGATCCAGATTATCCTAGAAATTTGGCAAAATCAGTTACAGTGAAGTAA